A section of the Roseomonas marmotae genome encodes:
- a CDS encoding aminotransferase class V-fold PLP-dependent enzyme: MSLTSQRHLFDIPRRIAYLDGAAYSPVPRSVRAAGEAGMLTKSEPWAHPSRAAEWAERTRSAAARLIGAEAGDIAIIGSISHGMATAARNLELAAGTRLLRVQDEFPSVSMIWDRMAAERGAVLDVVPRPADGDWTSAVLEAIARPGAPPVGVACLTPLHWSDGAIIDLDRIAPALRAQGAALVVDATQAVGAMPVEVARWRPDFLAFPTYKWVLGPYSLAFLYAAPHRQSGLPLEENNGNRPGGDFAPGARRYDKGERNDPVNLPMAATGMELVASWGTGAVADRLRALTDQLAGAAEAFGLAALPRPLRAPHILGLRIPGGMPAGLIDALAAEGVHASDRLGVLRVSPHVWADAEDLELFQAALSRCLPTLLV; the protein is encoded by the coding sequence ATGAGCCTGACCAGCCAACGCCACCTCTTCGATATCCCGCGCCGGATCGCCTATCTGGACGGGGCCGCCTATTCCCCCGTGCCGCGCAGCGTCCGCGCCGCGGGCGAGGCCGGGATGCTGACCAAGAGCGAGCCATGGGCGCATCCCTCCCGCGCCGCCGAATGGGCCGAGCGCACGCGCTCCGCCGCCGCCCGGCTGATCGGCGCCGAGGCGGGGGATATCGCCATCATCGGCTCCATCAGCCACGGCATGGCCACGGCGGCGCGCAACCTGGAACTGGCCGCCGGCACGCGCCTGTTGCGGGTTCAGGACGAGTTCCCCTCCGTCAGCATGATCTGGGACCGGATGGCGGCTGAGCGCGGCGCGGTGCTGGATGTCGTCCCCCGGCCCGCCGATGGCGACTGGACCAGCGCGGTGCTGGAGGCCATCGCCCGCCCCGGCGCCCCGCCTGTGGGCGTGGCCTGCCTGACGCCGCTGCACTGGTCCGATGGCGCCATCATCGACCTGGACCGCATCGCCCCGGCCCTGCGCGCCCAAGGCGCAGCGCTGGTGGTGGATGCCACCCAGGCCGTGGGCGCCATGCCGGTCGAAGTCGCGCGCTGGCGGCCGGATTTCCTGGCCTTCCCGACCTATAAATGGGTGCTGGGGCCCTACAGCCTCGCCTTCCTCTATGCCGCGCCGCACCGGCAGTCCGGCCTGCCTCTGGAGGAGAACAACGGCAACCGCCCTGGCGGAGACTTCGCCCCCGGCGCCCGCCGCTATGACAAGGGCGAGCGGAACGATCCGGTCAACCTCCCCATGGCCGCCACGGGGATGGAGCTGGTGGCCTCCTGGGGCACCGGGGCCGTGGCGGACAGGCTGCGCGCCCTGACCGACCAGTTGGCCGGGGCGGCGGAGGCGTTCGGCCTCGCCGCGCTGCCACGCCCGCTGCGTGCCCCGCATATCCTGGGCCTGCGTATCCCGGGCGGCATGCCCGCCGGGCTGATCGACGCCCTGGCCGCCGAGGGGGTCCATGCCAGCGACCGGTTGGGGGTGCTGCGGGTCAGCCCGCATGTCTGGGCGGATGCAGAAGATCTTGAGCTTTTCCAGGCGGCGCTAAGCCGCTGTCTGCCCACGCTTCTGGTGTAA